The following are encoded together in the Lactuca sativa cultivar Salinas chromosome 1, Lsat_Salinas_v11, whole genome shotgun sequence genome:
- the LOC128126925 gene encoding uncharacterized protein LOC128126925, which yields MQRGHNKLCCKNASINPTPKPKKKIGRPRLNLELTNCTRGGRGSKRGSRGSGRRSTSVYEKCESFGISKKKEHGIERQFITQTTPDVESEFVPQKNIKIDVEETQEENDEDGVKDDEQHLLLIVNIFQKNIEVDVEGDGLDMTDMDQILHELSYLRESKDNEAEILLCINITQSQLKEFDALLHQSKKVTKEDNDENKEESNYEDGVKETQEDNDEDGAEDDEEGVDDTQVRVRSRKPSERIIENMLKKIMVDKKGIGMALEKPLTLD from the exons ATGCAAAGGGGGCACAATAAATTATGTTGTAAGAATGCCTCAATCAACCCTACACCAAAGCCTAAGAAGAAAATTGGAAGGCCAAGGTTGAATCTAGAATTGACCAATTGCACAAGAGGTGGGAGAGGATCAAAAAGGGGTAGTAGAGGTAGTGGAAGAAGGTCTACTAGTGTTTATGAAAAATGTGAAAGTTTTGGGATATCCAAAAAAAAAGAACATGGGATTGAGCGTCAATTTATCACCCAAACAACACCTGATGTTGAGAGTGAATTTGTCccacaaaaaaatattaagattGATGTTGAAGAAACACAAGAGGAAAATGATGAAGATGGAGTTAAGGATGATGAACAACACCTATTATTGATAGTGAATATATTCCAAAAAAATATTGAGGTTGATGTTGAAGGGGATGGTCTTGATATGACTGATATGGATCAAATACTGCATGAGTTGAGTTACCTTAGAGAGTCAAAAGATAATGAAGCAGAGATCCTTTTATGTATTAACATCACCCAATCACAACTTAAAGAATTTGATGCTTTGCttcaccaatccaaaaaagttacaaag GAGGACAATGATGAAAACAAGGAGGAGAGTAACTATGAAGATGGAGTTAAAGAAACACAGGAGGACAATGACGAAGATGGAGCTGAGGATGATGAAGAAGGAGTTGACGATACTCAAGTTAGGGTTAGATCAAGAAAACCTTCTGAAAggatcattgaaaacatgttgaAGAAAATTATGGTGGACAAGAAGGGAATAGGAATGGCTCTAGAAAAACCTCTTACTTTGGATTAG